Proteins encoded together in one Bacillus carboniphilus window:
- a CDS encoding DUF896 domain-containing protein, translated as MLPKHKLNRINELAKKAKSSGLTEKEAKEQTALRKEYLQVFRSSMLNTLDNVTIVDPNGNDVTPEKLKERKKKNKLH; from the coding sequence ATGTTACCAAAGCATAAACTTAATCGGATAAATGAGCTCGCAAAAAAAGCAAAGTCTTCAGGACTTACAGAAAAAGAAGCAAAAGAGCAAACAGCACTTCGTAAAGAATATTTACAAGTCTTTCGTTCTTCTATGCTGAATACACTAGATAATGTGACAATCGTAGATCCAAATGGAAACGATGTGACACCAGAAAAACTAAAAGAAAGAAAAAAGAAAAATAAGCTACATTAA
- a CDS encoding DUF3231 family protein → MDIQHNHMKLTASEVSFLWRTYIADSMSICVFTYLLSFIEDSDVKHVVQHAIDLSQQHIDIIHGIFTDEKIPIPDGFSIEKDVNPNAKRLFSDPFCLHYLKMMSKGGLSVYSNVIPNIYREDILSFFSKALKSTVQLNDEVTEILLKKGIQVRPPTIPYPQKVEYVHKQSFLLEGLNKRPLNGIEITNLYSNIQTNQLGAALATAFSQVVKSKKIRNYILRGKDISIKHVKIFSDYLAQQSLPVPVSLEQEITDSPESPFSDKLILFHFSLMNYSGIGNYGMAISESLRSDLAIDFSRLLAEVLKFGEDGINLMIAFEWLEQGPLAVDREEIQRHKE, encoded by the coding sequence ATGGATATACAACATAATCACATGAAACTAACAGCTTCAGAAGTTTCTTTCTTATGGAGAACATATATAGCAGATAGTATGTCAATTTGTGTGTTTACATACTTGCTGTCTTTTATTGAAGATAGCGATGTAAAACATGTTGTACAACATGCTATCGATTTATCCCAGCAGCACATTGACATCATACATGGAATTTTTACAGATGAAAAGATTCCAATACCCGATGGATTTTCAATAGAAAAGGATGTAAATCCAAATGCGAAAAGACTATTTTCTGATCCCTTTTGCCTACATTATTTAAAAATGATGTCAAAAGGTGGGCTCTCGGTATATTCAAACGTCATTCCAAATATTTATCGTGAAGACATTCTTTCATTCTTTTCAAAGGCATTAAAATCAACAGTCCAATTGAATGATGAAGTCACAGAGATTTTATTAAAGAAAGGTATCCAAGTTAGGCCACCTACTATCCCGTATCCTCAAAAAGTTGAGTATGTACATAAGCAATCCTTCCTTTTAGAAGGATTAAATAAAAGGCCATTAAATGGAATAGAGATTACAAACCTGTATTCAAATATTCAAACCAATCAACTTGGAGCAGCTTTAGCAACTGCCTTTAGCCAAGTTGTAAAGTCAAAAAAAATAAGAAATTACATCTTAAGAGGGAAAGATATCTCCATAAAACACGTGAAAATCTTTAGTGATTACTTAGCGCAACAATCCCTTCCTGTTCCCGTGTCACTTGAACAGGAAATAACAGATTCACCTGAATCACCCTTTTCAGACAAGCTTATTTTGTTTCATTTTTCCCTTATGAACTATTCGGGGATTGGAAACTATGGGATGGCTATCTCAGAGAGTTTGAGAAGTGACTTAGCAATCGATTTTTCACGTCTACTCGCGGAAGTTTTGAAATTCGGGGAAGACGGGATCAATTTAATGATTGCCTTTGAATGGCTGGAGCAAGGACCATTGGCAGTGGATAGAGAGGAAATACAAAGACATAAAGAATGA
- the lexA gene encoding transcriptional repressor LexA codes for MTKLSKRQQDILEFIKGEVKSKGYPPSVREIGEAVGLASSSTVHGHLARLESKGLIRRDPTKPRAIEVLELEEDSIPRNEVRNVPIVGKVTAGQPITAIENVEEYFPLPERLAPRDEQVFMLEIMGDSMIEAGILDGDYVVVKQQSTARNGEIVVAMTEEDEATVKRFFKEKDHIRLQPENPTMDPIIVRNVSILGKVIGVYRHIH; via the coding sequence ATGACGAAGCTTTCAAAGAGGCAACAGGATATATTAGAGTTCATAAAAGGCGAAGTTAAAAGTAAAGGCTATCCACCATCCGTTCGTGAAATTGGAGAAGCTGTAGGTTTAGCATCCAGTTCTACTGTGCACGGCCATTTGGCTCGACTAGAGAGTAAAGGACTCATCCGTCGAGACCCTACTAAACCTAGAGCCATAGAAGTGCTAGAATTAGAGGAAGATAGCATCCCTAGAAATGAAGTTCGTAACGTACCCATCGTAGGTAAGGTTACAGCAGGTCAACCTATCACAGCTATCGAGAATGTTGAAGAATACTTTCCATTACCTGAACGTCTTGCTCCTCGTGATGAACAAGTATTTATGCTTGAAATTATGGGTGACAGTATGATTGAGGCTGGAATTCTAGATGGGGACTATGTTGTTGTAAAACAACAGAGCACGGCGCGTAATGGAGAAATTGTTGTCGCAATGACTGAAGAAGACGAAGCAACGGTTAAGCGTTTCTTTAAAGAGAAAGACCATATTCGACTTCAACCAGAAAATCCAACAATGGATCCAATTATCGTTCGTAACGTATCTATTCTTGGAAAAGTAATAGGCGTATATCGTCATATTCACTAG
- the yneA gene encoding cell division suppressor protein YneA, which yields MTTFIKKHSFSILFLLFAWILAFVYIQLTAETSADNYQSITINKGDTLWEIASTYQEEANHSIQSFIAWVEDMNNIDVNSIKPGDQIVIPVEKYGDIQYLASSGE from the coding sequence ATGACTACATTTATTAAAAAGCATTCATTTTCCATTTTATTTTTACTTTTTGCTTGGATCTTAGCATTTGTTTACATACAATTAACAGCAGAAACGTCAGCAGACAATTATCAATCTATCACTATTAATAAAGGTGACACATTATGGGAAATTGCCTCTACCTATCAAGAAGAAGCGAATCACTCTATTCAAAGTTTCATTGCATGGGTGGAAGATATGAATAACATTGATGTAAATAGTATCAAACCGGGAGATCAAATCGTCATCCCTGTAGAAAAATACGGAGATATACAATATTTAGCATCATCAGGAGAGTAA
- the tkt gene encoding transketolase — MFNENDQLAINTIRTLTIDAIEKANSGHPGMPMGAAPMAYALWTRYMNHNPENPSWFNRDRFVLSAGHGSMLLYSLLHLSGYDVTMDDIKNFRQWGSRTPGHPEYKHTPGVEATTGPLGQGIGMAVGMAMAERHLAAKYNQDNMEIIDHYTYTICGDGDLMEGVAGEAISLAGHLKLGRLIVLYDSNDISLDGDLHKSFSEDTKKRFESYGWQYLRVEDGTDLETIAKAIEEAKADTSRPTMIEVKTVIGYGSPNKAGTSGAHGAPLGSEELKVTKAAYKWEFEEEFHVPDEVYSQFKSTVLEKGKQEEAKWNQLFDEYAKKYPELAEQLKKGIQHELPENWDQNLPEYEVGKGVATRSSSGDVLNALAQNVPSIFGGSADLAGSNKTMIKGSDDFSADSYQGRNIWFGVREFGMAAALNGMALHGGLHVFGGTFFVFSDYLRPAIRLSALMGVPVTYVLTHDSIAVGEDGPTHEPVEQLPSLRAMPNLTVLRPADANEVKAAWKTALTSKDRPTLLVLSRQNLPTLKTTAELADEGVSRGAYVVSPANKETPDVLLLATGSEVSLAVEAQEVLEKDGIHASVVSMPAWDKFEEQPESYKESVLPKAVKKRLGIEMATPLGWHRYVGDEGDVLGIHTFGASAPGEKVMAEYGFTVDNVVSKVKAMLS; from the coding sequence ATGTTTAATGAAAATGACCAACTCGCCATCAATACGATTCGTACATTAACCATTGATGCCATTGAAAAAGCCAATTCTGGTCACCCTGGAATGCCAATGGGGGCTGCTCCGATGGCATATGCTCTTTGGACTCGTTACATGAACCACAATCCAGAAAACCCATCTTGGTTTAACAGAGACCGTTTTGTTTTATCAGCTGGTCATGGATCCATGCTTTTATATAGCTTGTTACATTTATCTGGTTATGATGTAACAATGGATGATATCAAAAACTTCCGTCAATGGGGTAGCCGAACACCAGGACATCCTGAGTACAAACATACACCAGGTGTTGAGGCAACAACGGGGCCATTAGGTCAAGGAATCGGGATGGCTGTTGGGATGGCCATGGCTGAAAGACATCTAGCTGCTAAATACAACCAAGATAATATGGAAATTATTGACCACTATACATATACAATTTGTGGTGACGGAGACTTAATGGAAGGTGTAGCTGGAGAAGCTATTTCCCTTGCAGGTCATTTAAAGTTAGGTCGTTTAATTGTGTTATACGATTCTAATGACATTTCATTAGACGGAGACTTACATAAATCTTTCTCTGAAGATACCAAAAAACGTTTTGAGTCATATGGTTGGCAATACCTTCGTGTAGAGGATGGAACGGACTTAGAAACCATTGCCAAAGCGATTGAAGAAGCAAAGGCAGATACGTCAAGACCAACTATGATTGAGGTAAAAACCGTTATTGGGTACGGTTCACCGAATAAAGCGGGTACTTCCGGAGCACATGGAGCTCCGCTAGGGAGTGAAGAATTAAAAGTAACAAAGGCAGCGTACAAGTGGGAATTTGAAGAAGAATTCCATGTTCCTGATGAAGTGTATAGCCAATTTAAATCCACAGTATTAGAAAAAGGAAAGCAAGAAGAAGCTAAATGGAACCAATTATTTGATGAATATGCGAAAAAATATCCAGAATTAGCTGAGCAGTTGAAGAAAGGGATTCAACACGAGCTTCCTGAAAACTGGGATCAGAACCTACCAGAATATGAAGTAGGAAAAGGCGTTGCGACACGTTCGTCATCTGGTGATGTTCTAAACGCACTAGCTCAAAATGTACCATCTATATTTGGTGGTTCTGCAGACCTTGCTGGTTCTAACAAGACGATGATCAAAGGATCTGATGATTTTAGTGCGGATAGCTACCAAGGAAGAAATATTTGGTTCGGAGTTCGTGAATTCGGAATGGCAGCCGCATTAAACGGAATGGCCTTACATGGTGGACTACACGTTTTCGGCGGAACGTTCTTTGTGTTCTCTGATTACTTAAGACCTGCCATTCGCTTATCAGCGTTAATGGGTGTTCCCGTAACCTATGTACTAACACATGATAGTATTGCCGTTGGGGAAGATGGGCCAACTCATGAACCAGTCGAACAACTCCCATCATTGCGTGCAATGCCAAACCTAACCGTATTACGTCCAGCTGATGCGAATGAAGTGAAAGCAGCGTGGAAAACAGCACTCACATCGAAGGATCGTCCAACTTTACTCGTACTGTCTCGTCAAAACCTACCTACACTTAAAACAACAGCTGAACTTGCTGACGAAGGTGTATCAAGAGGAGCTTATGTCGTATCACCAGCTAATAAAGAAACGCCAGATGTTCTTTTACTTGCAACTGGAAGTGAAGTGAGCTTAGCGGTTGAAGCACAAGAAGTTCTTGAAAAGGACGGCATTCATGCTTCAGTAGTAAGTATGCCTGCATGGGATAAGTTCGAAGAGCAACCAGAATCTTATAAAGAATCTGTTCTTCCAAAGGCCGTAAAGAAACGCCTAGGCATCGAAATGGCTACTCCGCTAGGTTGGCATCGCTATGTAGGAGATGAAGGGGATGTACTTGGTATCCATACCTTTGGTGCATCTGCTCCTGGAGAAAAAGTAATGGCTGAATATGGATTTACTGTAGACAATGTGGTATCTAAAGTAAAAGCCATGCTTTCATAA
- a CDS encoding YneB family resolvase-like protein: MEKAIIYCRVSTTKESQETSLERQERELVDWAKQKSSLVVEVIKEQHSGYDVDREGFFKILDLVKRGKANTLFIQDETRIGRGNARIVLLHFLKREGVTIYSLHHGGELEISEGDSLVLQIISLVEEYQRKLKNVKISRGMQAAMEKGFNPSRNLKNVDQAPGREKIEVPIEEIVRLREHKLTFQEIAATLRGLGYEVSKATVHRRHKEYEETKSESQ, from the coding sequence ATGGAAAAAGCCATTATATACTGCCGAGTAAGTACAACGAAGGAATCTCAAGAAACTTCACTAGAACGACAAGAGAGAGAATTAGTAGATTGGGCCAAGCAAAAAAGCTCACTAGTAGTTGAAGTTATTAAAGAACAGCACAGTGGATACGATGTAGACCGTGAAGGATTCTTTAAAATATTGGACCTTGTTAAAAGAGGAAAGGCAAATACACTTTTTATACAAGACGAAACTCGAATTGGTCGAGGAAATGCCAGAATCGTGTTACTTCATTTTCTTAAAAGAGAAGGGGTAACGATTTACTCTCTACATCATGGAGGGGAACTTGAAATCTCAGAAGGTGATTCCCTCGTTCTACAAATCATTTCATTAGTAGAAGAGTATCAACGGAAACTAAAGAATGTAAAAATCAGTAGAGGTATGCAAGCGGCTATGGAAAAAGGATTTAATCCTAGTCGAAATTTGAAGAATGTGGACCAAGCACCTGGAAGAGAGAAGATTGAGGTGCCCATTGAAGAAATTGTTAGGCTTAGAGAACATAAACTAACATTTCAAGAAATCGCAGCAACCTTGAGAGGTCTTGGTTATGAAGTGTCAAAAGCAACGGTTCATAGAAGACATAAAGAATATGAAGAAACAAAGAGTGAATCTCAATAG